A DNA window from Acidobacteriota bacterium contains the following coding sequences:
- a CDS encoding aminopeptidase P family protein, protein MDLAAIQSALRDQHLDGWLFYDHHYRDPLAYRILGLGEGLHVTRRWFYFIPANGEPRKLVHRIESGRLDTLPGTKAVYSSWQELAAQIAAMTDGATKIAMQYSPNNAIMYVSLVDAGTVELIRSLGKEVVTSANLVSQFEAVLTGDQIATHYVAQEKIDTILAAAWQEISRRVASGGTHEFAMVEWLSEAMARENLVWEHGPNVSSGANSADSHYEPTAASSKRIRKGDFVLIDIWGKVDHPDACFYDITWTGVVGREPTAKEQLIFETVRNARDAAIDTVKEAFASNTPIAGWQADDASRNVIAAAGFNDWFTHRTGHNIGAELHGNGANLDNLETHDERLILPKTCFSVEPGLYFPGEFGVRSEIDMIALPGKAEVTGRIQTELVRI, encoded by the coding sequence ATGGATCTGGCAGCAATTCAGAGCGCACTCCGCGACCAGCATTTAGACGGCTGGCTCTTCTACGACCACCACTACCGAGACCCGCTCGCCTACCGCATCCTCGGTCTGGGCGAAGGGCTTCACGTCACCCGCCGCTGGTTCTACTTCATCCCGGCTAACGGCGAACCGAGAAAACTTGTCCACCGCATCGAGTCAGGACGCCTCGACACGCTGCCCGGCACAAAAGCCGTCTACTCCTCCTGGCAGGAACTGGCCGCGCAGATCGCCGCTATGACCGATGGCGCGACGAAGATCGCCATGCAGTACTCGCCCAACAACGCGATCATGTACGTCTCGCTCGTCGACGCAGGAACCGTCGAGCTTATCCGCTCGCTCGGCAAAGAGGTCGTCACCTCCGCCAACCTCGTCAGCCAGTTCGAGGCCGTCCTCACCGGCGATCAGATCGCCACGCACTACGTCGCTCAGGAAAAGATCGACACCATCCTCGCCGCCGCCTGGCAGGAGATCAGCCGCCGCGTCGCTTCCGGAGGAACCCACGAGTTCGCCATGGTCGAGTGGCTCTCTGAAGCGATGGCCCGCGAAAACCTCGTCTGGGAGCACGGGCCCAACGTAAGCTCCGGCGCCAACTCCGCCGACTCGCACTACGAGCCGACAGCAGCAAGCTCAAAACGCATCCGCAAAGGCGACTTCGTCCTCATCGACATCTGGGGCAAGGTCGACCACCCCGACGCCTGCTTCTACGACATCACCTGGACGGGCGTCGTTGGCCGCGAACCCACCGCCAAAGAGCAGCTCATCTTCGAGACCGTCCGCAACGCCCGCGACGCCGCTATCGACACCGTCAAAGAGGCCTTCGCCTCCAACACTCCAATCGCAGGCTGGCAAGCCGACGACGCCTCGCGCAACGTCATCGCAGCCGCAGGATTCAACGACTGGTTCACCCACCGCACCGGGCACAACATCGGCGCCGAGCTGCACGGCAACGGCGCCAACCTCGACAATCTGGAGACCCACGACGAGCGCCTGATTCTGCCAAAGACCTGCTTCTCCGTCGAGCCGGGCCTCTACTTCCCGGGCGAGTTCGGGGTTCGCAGCGAGATCGACATGATCGCCCTCCCAGGCAAGGCCGAAGTCACCGGCCGCATTCAGACCGAGCTGGTGAGAATCTGA
- a CDS encoding carbon-nitrogen hydrolase, with amino-acid sequence MTKNTSKSSAPSGIKRVALIQMSMDSDTRVNLDKAAERVYEAARQGANLVCLPELFRAQYFCQREDHDLFGLAESIPGPSTDTLTRVCQETGVVLVASLFERRAPGLYHNTAVTIEKDGRIADVYRKMHIPDDPLYYEKFYFTPGDLGFKATQTSQGPVGTLVCWDQWYPEGARLTALRGAEVLFFPTAIGWHPSEKEEFGTAQYEAWQTAQRAHAIANGVFACAVNRVGHEHGDVKFKTTAADGNPATVELHGPGDHTPNSGLEFWGGSFIADPFGRIIAQASHDKEETLIADLDPKLIEITRQHWPFLRDRRIDAYEGIAKRFLD; translated from the coding sequence ATGACGAAAAACACCAGCAAATCCAGCGCCCCCAGCGGCATCAAGCGCGTCGCCCTCATCCAGATGTCCATGGACTCCGACACCCGCGTCAACCTCGACAAGGCCGCCGAGCGCGTCTACGAGGCCGCCCGCCAGGGAGCCAACCTCGTCTGCCTGCCGGAGCTCTTCCGCGCCCAGTACTTCTGCCAGCGCGAGGACCACGATCTGTTCGGCCTCGCCGAATCCATCCCCGGCCCCTCCACCGACACGCTCACCCGCGTCTGCCAGGAGACCGGCGTCGTCCTCGTCGCCTCCCTCTTCGAGCGCCGAGCCCCCGGCCTCTACCACAACACCGCCGTCACCATCGAAAAGGACGGCCGCATCGCCGACGTCTACCGCAAGATGCACATCCCCGACGACCCCCTCTATTACGAGAAGTTCTACTTCACCCCCGGCGACCTCGGCTTCAAGGCCACACAGACCTCGCAGGGCCCCGTCGGCACCCTCGTCTGCTGGGACCAGTGGTATCCCGAAGGCGCCCGACTCACCGCACTCCGCGGAGCCGAAGTCCTCTTCTTCCCCACCGCCATCGGCTGGCACCCCTCCGAGAAAGAGGAGTTCGGCACCGCCCAATACGAAGCCTGGCAGACCGCCCAGCGCGCCCACGCCATCGCCAACGGAGTCTTCGCCTGCGCCGTCAACCGCGTAGGCCACGAGCACGGCGACGTCAAGTTCAAGACCACCGCCGCCGACGGCAACCCCGCCACCGTCGAACTCCATGGCCCCGGCGACCACACCCCAAACTCAGGCCTCGAGTTCTGGGGAGGAAGCTTCATCGCCGACCCCTTCGGCCGCATCATCGCCCAGGCCAGCCATGACAAGGAAGAAACCCTGATCGCCGACCTCGACCCCAAACTCATCGAAATCACCCGCCAGCACTGGCCCTTCCTCCGCGATCGCCGCATCGACGCGTATGAAGGCATCGCCAAAAGATTTTTGGATTAA